In one Fluviispira vulneris genomic region, the following are encoded:
- a CDS encoding RuBisCO large subunit C-terminal-like domain-containing protein, with protein MYKYIKNSELLAPLNNVPHAFARFRIDAQKHPVHLIEEIALGQSLGAWDTQHVAIETLRKKIAKIVSIESDSCFHEATVAFPIEIWHGKLSWLLSILFGKMSFYEGVQLNSVWFSQDCFHEKTLIGPKNNINNIRMSVGAEENKPLLMGILKPNVGMSTEKISELYVEAAEAGVHLLKDDEIRHDLTPLESLKRVNRIAEESAKRNLKTLYAVHLQIDGPHFLEHAKALENAGANAFLLNTWITGIDVLQEIRKVTNLPIVSHPALVGAFGIQEAKATIHPRVTLAQFIRAAGADLSLFPSPYGKLGLDKELALDIANHCLLKNTNWSINESIPVPSAGIKPEHAPMAKKDFGNNFILNAGTGIFSHPKGIRKSIEEFLKEL; from the coding sequence ATGTATAAATACATTAAAAACAGTGAACTCCTTGCTCCACTCAATAACGTGCCCCATGCATTTGCAAGATTTCGCATTGATGCACAGAAACACCCTGTGCATTTAATCGAAGAAATAGCTTTAGGACAGTCTTTAGGAGCGTGGGATACTCAGCATGTCGCTATCGAAACTTTAAGAAAAAAAATTGCAAAAATAGTTAGTATTGAATCTGACTCATGCTTTCATGAAGCGACAGTCGCTTTTCCTATCGAAATTTGGCATGGTAAACTCTCTTGGCTCTTGTCTATTCTCTTTGGAAAAATGAGTTTTTATGAAGGAGTTCAACTGAATTCCGTTTGGTTTTCTCAAGATTGTTTCCATGAGAAAACACTTATAGGACCTAAAAATAATATTAATAATATTAGAATGAGTGTTGGCGCCGAAGAGAATAAACCACTCCTCATGGGTATTTTAAAACCAAATGTAGGTATGAGTACAGAAAAAATCTCTGAACTTTATGTGGAAGCTGCAGAAGCAGGAGTGCATTTATTAAAAGATGACGAAATTCGTCATGACTTGACACCTTTAGAAAGTTTAAAAAGAGTCAATCGAATTGCTGAAGAGTCTGCAAAAAGAAATTTAAAAACTTTGTATGCCGTGCATCTGCAAATTGATGGACCACACTTTCTTGAGCATGCAAAAGCATTAGAAAATGCAGGGGCAAATGCATTTCTCCTCAACACATGGATAACCGGAATTGATGTGTTGCAAGAAATAAGAAAAGTAACAAATTTACCAATCGTCTCACACCCAGCTCTGGTTGGAGCATTTGGAATTCAAGAAGCGAAAGCTACAATTCATCCACGTGTCACTTTAGCGCAATTTATTCGTGCTGCAGGAGCAGATCTGAGTTTATTTCCAAGTCCTTATGGAAAACTTGGTCTCGATAAGGAATTAGCATTAGACATCGCAAACCATTGTCTCTTAAAAAATACCAATTGGTCCATCAATGAATCGATTCCTGTACCAAGTGCTGGAATAAAACCAGAACATGCACCTATGGCTAAAAAAGATTTTGGCAATAATTTTATATTAAATGCAGGCACTGGTATTTTTTCACATCCAAAAGGAATAAGAAAAAGTATAGAAGAATTTCTAAAAGAATTATAG
- a CDS encoding HAD family hydrolase, giving the protein MNLTENKNNTEYAVFVDASGTILGGSQTGALGVELYPDSIKLLNAMRARNINGINIKTGLITNWGKKINAMLKALNVMDCFDVVISSDSVAKGKPDSETFHYACSLVEVEPKNAIHIGDSLFDDALGAQNAGLHGIWLRRTPYSNKDSKTLKHPIFSNLNEVLLYLETIIRK; this is encoded by the coding sequence ATGAATCTAACAGAAAATAAAAATAATACTGAGTATGCAGTTTTTGTCGATGCGTCTGGGACTATATTAGGAGGATCCCAGACAGGTGCTTTGGGTGTAGAACTTTATCCAGACTCTATTAAGCTTTTAAATGCTATGCGTGCAAGGAATATTAACGGAATTAATATAAAAACAGGACTTATTACCAATTGGGGTAAAAAAATAAATGCAATGCTAAAAGCATTGAATGTTATGGATTGTTTTGATGTTGTCATCAGTTCTGATTCCGTAGCAAAAGGTAAGCCAGACTCTGAAACATTTCACTATGCTTGCTCACTCGTTGAAGTTGAACCAAAGAACGCTATTCATATTGGCGACTCTTTGTTTGACGATGCGCTGGGTGCGCAGAACGCAGGGTTGCACGGTATTTGGCTGCGACGCACGCCATATTCAAATAAAGATTCCAAAACATTAAAACATCCCATTTTTAGTAATCTAAATGAGGTTTTATTGTATTTAGAGACTATTATTAGAAAGTAA
- the mtnP gene encoding S-methyl-5'-thioadenosine phosphorylase: MSQFKKTYLAFIGGSGLYDLPGIQNLKEEEISTPFGSPSDKIITGEIEGKPIAFIPRHGKGHRFTPSEVNYKANIFALKKLGVTHIVSVSAVGGLQENTAPGTAVIPTQIIDKTTSIRERSFFGNGVVGHVSFADPYCAELQKYISKACEQENVTTHMGGALVCIEGPRFSSRAESHSFRKEGAVIIGMTAMPEAILAREAEIAYATLAFVTDYDCWKEETEPVTVEAVLAVLKKNVEASKRIALAIHKYLPLESKNHIFNAAEFAIMTDKSLIPIETKRKLDILYGKYWK; encoded by the coding sequence ATGAGTCAATTTAAAAAAACATATCTTGCATTTATTGGTGGCAGTGGATTATATGATCTTCCTGGAATTCAAAATTTAAAAGAAGAAGAAATATCAACTCCATTTGGCTCACCATCCGATAAAATTATCACAGGAGAAATAGAAGGAAAACCGATTGCTTTTATTCCACGTCATGGCAAAGGTCATAGATTTACTCCTTCAGAAGTAAACTATAAAGCAAATATTTTTGCACTTAAAAAACTTGGCGTTACTCATATCGTCAGTGTGAGCGCTGTGGGAGGACTGCAAGAAAATACAGCTCCAGGAACTGCGGTCATTCCTACACAAATAATTGATAAAACAACATCTATTCGTGAAAGAAGTTTTTTTGGCAATGGAGTTGTTGGCCATGTTAGTTTTGCAGATCCATATTGCGCAGAGCTGCAAAAATATATTTCAAAAGCGTGTGAACAAGAAAATGTAACAACGCATATGGGTGGAGCTTTGGTTTGTATTGAAGGCCCTCGCTTTAGCAGCCGTGCAGAAAGTCATAGTTTTAGAAAAGAAGGAGCTGTCATTATTGGTATGACTGCGATGCCAGAAGCAATACTCGCACGTGAGGCTGAGATTGCCTATGCAACGTTAGCATTTGTTACTGACTATGATTGCTGGAAAGAAGAAACAGAGCCTGTCACAGTTGAAGCAGTCCTTGCCGTCTTAAAGAAAAATGTAGAAGCATCTAAGAGAATTGCTCTTGCTATACATAAATATTTACCTCTAGAAAGCAAAAATCATATTTTTAATGCAGCGGAATTTGCAATCATGACCGATAAGAGTTTAATTCCCATTGAAACAAAAAGAAAACTTGATATTTTATATGGTAAATATTGGAAATAA
- a CDS encoding ATP-binding cassette domain-containing protein yields MYKQFSLVAITKVIVNSSILISVTAGVLIYYFIYKELSPEIIVGTILICQLLKETCAKFSNQVNLLMTAWISCKRIDSFFLEKKESDKNFLHTLEPGLHKIILHNEDKINEILRLFSTQLSLKNENIYVNTTANPFVAGSVLDNLFIGEKNDLDRINYYLMEFKLVESINECPQFLALELTDNGTNLSGGQRQRLLFIRALLSEAEIFVLYEPLNAIPDTFALEIFENIPSYFPKNVSIFIVSKMLSEDICNSLYSFSENGNLEKIKTIKNSDYKESTHILNILNQKNANKILSNISEKNSEKLRKINNKSSKK; encoded by the coding sequence TTGTATAAACAATTTTCTTTAGTAGCGATCACAAAAGTGATTGTCAATTCATCTATTTTAATCTCAGTCACCGCTGGGGTTTTAATTTATTATTTTATTTATAAAGAATTATCGCCAGAAATTATAGTGGGCACAATCTTAATCTGTCAACTGCTAAAAGAAACCTGTGCAAAGTTTTCGAATCAGGTGAATTTACTTATGACCGCATGGATTTCTTGTAAAAGGATTGATTCCTTTTTTTTAGAAAAAAAAGAGAGTGATAAAAACTTTCTTCACACGCTAGAACCAGGACTGCATAAAATTATTTTGCATAATGAAGATAAAATAAATGAAATTCTTAGATTATTTTCTACTCAATTGTCTCTAAAAAACGAAAATATTTATGTGAATACGACAGCCAATCCCTTTGTTGCTGGCTCAGTATTGGATAACTTATTTATAGGTGAAAAAAATGATCTCGATAGAATCAACTATTACTTAATGGAATTTAAGCTTGTGGAATCCATCAATGAATGCCCCCAGTTTTTGGCGCTTGAACTCACTGACAATGGGACCAACCTTTCTGGGGGACAGAGGCAGAGGTTGCTTTTTATCAGAGCTCTGTTGTCTGAGGCAGAAATATTTGTTCTCTATGAACCTCTCAATGCGATTCCAGATACTTTTGCCCTTGAAATATTTGAAAATATTCCCTCTTATTTCCCAAAAAACGTCTCTATCTTTATTGTCTCTAAAATGTTGAGTGAAGATATCTGCAATAGTTTATATAGTTTTTCTGAGAACGGGAATTTAGAAAAAATAAAAACTATAAAAAATTCGGATTATAAAGAAAGCACCCACATCTTAAATATTTTAAATCAGAAAAACGCAAACAAAATTTTATCGAATATTTCAGAGAAAAACTCAGAAAAACTCAGAAAAATTAATAATAAATCATCAAAAAAATAA
- a CDS encoding SpoIIE family protein phosphatase yields the protein MVSKFRTIKIPLTVKIATSLIFIIYFVIGIYTFFDIKSIRHAMELEAKTNTQSAFTSAVPIIENGIWGLDKTLVETALKQILKNPIVDSVIVLDENENIFSFLDRETDVKNYTLNNFFNENEIIELNNKSNNRIYEKRLINEEKVIITTVLYSKENHIRKVSAFKIGYFIMTYSTKNISEAINKTINKSIFLSFILGAVILITSFLYIRQLIILPLTDLEKSSLKIAQNEFIQTKKRMSVFGEDEIDSLINNFNHMVVQIIKFIDEQKEQQRMTNELEMARIVQESLIPNAKNLRVGYFEISSFFQAASECGGDWWHFYPLAHNKILIMLGDVTGHGTPSGMLTAAVKGYCDSIYSKNEINPAKILEELDIVVRHSGDKDHFMTMFAAIIDPHAEIIIFANAAHNFPFLINKDKEKNNIKASSLVINGKRLGYINDFEKDNIFEISSHKFSAGDILFIYSDGIVDAKNKNKQLYSDRRLRKALVSKEFKNTSEMIDTIVNDLNSFAENEEFDDDVTFVCCKMCADKDTTYTHEMLKYFEKDKLIYPNPNKNLKIVS from the coding sequence TTGGTTTCTAAATTCAGAACAATAAAAATTCCATTGACTGTAAAAATAGCAACAAGTCTTATTTTCATTATTTATTTTGTTATAGGAATTTATACTTTTTTTGATATTAAATCCATTCGACACGCCATGGAATTAGAAGCCAAAACGAACACTCAATCTGCTTTTACTTCTGCAGTTCCAATCATAGAAAATGGAATTTGGGGCCTTGATAAGACTTTGGTTGAAACTGCTTTGAAACAAATACTTAAAAACCCAATTGTTGATTCAGTCATTGTCTTAGATGAAAATGAAAATATTTTTTCATTTCTTGATAGAGAAACTGATGTAAAAAACTATACCTTAAACAATTTTTTTAACGAAAACGAAATAATTGAATTAAATAACAAAAGTAATAACAGAATATATGAAAAAAGACTCATAAATGAAGAGAAAGTAATTATCACTACAGTCCTATATTCAAAGGAAAACCATATTAGGAAAGTATCTGCATTCAAAATAGGTTATTTTATTATGACTTACTCTACAAAAAATATTTCAGAAGCAATAAATAAAACAATAAATAAATCGATTTTTCTATCTTTTATACTTGGTGCAGTTATTCTTATAACAAGTTTTCTTTATATTCGTCAACTTATAATTCTTCCATTAACTGATCTCGAAAAATCCAGTTTAAAAATTGCCCAAAATGAGTTTATTCAAACTAAAAAAAGAATGAGTGTTTTTGGAGAAGACGAAATCGATAGCCTTATAAATAACTTTAATCACATGGTCGTACAAATTATTAAATTTATCGATGAACAAAAAGAACAACAGAGAATGACCAATGAACTTGAAATGGCTCGGATAGTGCAAGAATCTCTTATTCCAAATGCAAAGAATCTACGAGTTGGATATTTTGAAATTTCAAGTTTTTTTCAAGCAGCATCGGAGTGTGGAGGGGACTGGTGGCACTTTTATCCTTTAGCTCATAATAAGATTTTAATTATGCTTGGAGACGTAACAGGTCATGGCACCCCAAGTGGAATGCTGACAGCAGCTGTAAAGGGATATTGTGACTCTATCTACTCAAAAAATGAAATAAATCCTGCAAAAATTCTAGAAGAACTTGATATTGTTGTGCGACACAGCGGAGATAAAGATCATTTCATGACAATGTTTGCAGCTATTATTGATCCTCATGCTGAAATTATCATTTTTGCCAATGCTGCGCATAACTTTCCCTTTCTCATCAATAAAGATAAGGAGAAAAATAATATAAAGGCGAGTTCTTTGGTTATCAATGGCAAACGTTTAGGATATATTAATGATTTTGAAAAAGATAATATTTTTGAAATTAGCAGTCATAAATTCAGTGCAGGTGATATATTATTTATTTATTCTGATGGAATTGTTGATGCTAAAAACAAAAATAAACAACTTTATTCAGATAGAAGATTGAGAAAAGCACTCGTCAGCAAAGAATTTAAAAATACATCAGAAATGATAGATACAATAGTAAATGATTTAAATTCTTTTGCAGAAAACGAAGAATTCGATGATGATGTTACTTTTGTTTGTTGTAAAATGTGTGCCGATAAAGACACGACTTATACCCATGAGATGTTGAAGTATTTTGAAAAAGACAAATTGATTTATCCCAATCCAAATAAAAATCTCAAAATAGTTTCATAG
- a CDS encoding helix-turn-helix domain-containing protein, with the protein MSKNIDSDKSESFGQYIAIHMKSYRREYGLSQEQLSERSGVPRSTIASLERGEGNPTLQVLIGIAQGLGVEMASLLQKPVPTAVLRKKKDFTKVTKKLIESNESAAKTVDIMLLTPENSRYLILQEYILNEGERFPGSPHTPGTEEYFYCQEGSFEIMVESEYFIVEEGDLLCFDGHQKHAYACCLGFKRSKGLSIVVQVPKF; encoded by the coding sequence ATGTCGAAAAACATAGATTCAGATAAATCTGAGAGTTTTGGTCAATATATTGCAATTCATATGAAATCATATCGTCGTGAGTATGGCCTGAGCCAAGAACAACTCTCAGAAAGATCAGGAGTTCCTCGTAGCACAATTGCCAGTTTAGAGCGAGGAGAGGGAAATCCAACTTTACAGGTACTCATTGGTATTGCACAAGGACTGGGCGTTGAGATGGCATCTCTCCTGCAAAAACCGGTTCCAACTGCTGTATTGCGCAAGAAAAAAGACTTTACAAAAGTAACAAAAAAATTAATTGAGTCCAATGAGTCAGCAGCTAAAACAGTTGATATAATGTTATTAACTCCAGAAAATTCTCGTTACCTTATATTGCAAGAATATATTTTAAACGAGGGTGAGCGATTTCCGGGTTCACCACACACACCTGGCACGGAAGAGTATTTTTATTGTCAGGAGGGTTCTTTTGAAATCATGGTTGAAAGCGAATACTTTATAGTTGAAGAAGGCGATCTTCTTTGCTTTGATGGTCATCAAAAGCATGCCTATGCTTGTTGTCTTGGCTTTAAAAGATCGAAGGGCTTGAGTATCGTTGTGCAGGTTCCTAAGTTTTGA
- a CDS encoding NAD(P)-dependent oxidoreductase: protein MNSLKNKIFQYIATQEFPGLPLNYNDQIIGKILPEPENKSISERLNIFLQKQNEHNLEISTLVTCIVDHIDKKEILNLKKCLPELNHIANFGVGFNNIDINFAKEIGIRVTNTPGILTEATADIALTLLLCITRRIAEGYTMMNEKGKYPGWSPSFMLGHSIQNKTLGIVGNGKIGQAFAKRAQALGMKCVALKSDSWSENKNNPNDIKRLNEKDFLATVDVLSLNCPLTDSSKYWLNSQRISMIKPGSFVINTARGELIDEQALADALNSDHLAGAGLDVFCNEPNMSLELQKAKNLFVLPHLGSATVETRRAMGERVFEAIKSHYIERYEKHETGVLLFQVN from the coding sequence ATGAATTCACTCAAAAACAAGATTTTTCAATATATAGCAACCCAGGAATTTCCTGGACTTCCTTTAAATTACAATGACCAGATAATCGGTAAAATATTACCGGAGCCCGAAAATAAAAGCATTTCCGAGCGATTGAATATATTCCTGCAAAAGCAAAATGAACACAACTTAGAAATATCAACTCTTGTCACATGTATAGTTGATCATATCGATAAAAAAGAAATTTTAAATTTAAAAAAATGCCTGCCAGAATTAAATCACATCGCAAACTTCGGAGTTGGTTTTAATAATATCGATATCAATTTTGCAAAAGAAATAGGTATACGGGTTACAAACACACCTGGAATATTAACCGAAGCCACCGCAGATATTGCCCTCACTTTACTTCTTTGTATCACGCGCAGAATTGCGGAAGGATATACTATGATGAATGAAAAGGGCAAATATCCTGGCTGGAGCCCCTCTTTTATGCTCGGTCACAGCATACAAAACAAGACCCTTGGGATAGTGGGTAATGGCAAAATTGGCCAAGCTTTTGCTAAACGGGCGCAAGCCCTTGGTATGAAATGTGTGGCTTTAAAAAGCGACAGCTGGTCTGAAAACAAAAATAATCCAAATGATATTAAAAGATTAAATGAAAAAGACTTTCTTGCCACCGTCGACGTGCTGTCCTTAAACTGTCCACTCACGGACAGTTCAAAATATTGGTTGAATTCTCAGCGCATTTCAATGATAAAACCTGGGTCATTCGTTATAAATACCGCCCGTGGTGAGCTTATTGATGAGCAAGCCCTTGCGGACGCCCTCAACTCGGATCACCTAGCTGGGGCAGGACTCGATGTCTTTTGTAACGAACCTAATATGTCATTAGAACTTCAAAAAGCAAAAAATCTTTTTGTTCTTCCTCACTTGGGTAGCGCTACGGTTGAAACGAGGCGCGCCATGGGGGAAAGAGTTTTTGAAGCGATAAAATCCCATTATATTGAAAGGTACGAAAAGCATGAAACAGGAGTCTTGCTCTTTCAAGTAAATTAA
- the mtnA gene encoding S-methyl-5-thioribose-1-phosphate isomerase: protein MSHSLEAIRYFDNKFEILNQLLLPQSFVYEDCSTSDLGFAAIKSMKVRGAPAIAIAAALSLASELKNLNKKLNLVETKNYIFSKLDFLCESRPTAVNLFKMADEMKSALQNELIHLENNISGGETLKNLFIKKAEKLLQNDISDNMAIGHFGAECFSNKEKVKILTHCNTGSLATAGYGTALGIIRTLHAQKKLERAFACETRPYNQGARLTAFELVYEKIPATLISDSMASFLMKEKGIDGVIVGADRVVANGDTANKIGTYQLAIAAHYHNIPFYVAAPTTSIDCKKKSGKEIMIEERPKNELTHINNMQIAADGIDVWNPSFDVTPAFLISGIVTELGIIVKNEIGEYDIADFLNKKKKTTSLF, encoded by the coding sequence ATGTCTCACTCACTAGAAGCTATTCGATATTTTGATAATAAATTTGAAATACTTAACCAACTTTTATTACCACAATCCTTTGTCTATGAAGATTGCTCAACGAGCGATCTTGGTTTTGCTGCAATAAAAAGTATGAAAGTGCGGGGTGCTCCCGCAATTGCAATCGCGGCAGCTCTCTCTCTTGCAAGTGAACTTAAAAATTTAAATAAAAAATTAAATTTAGTTGAAACTAAAAATTATATTTTTTCTAAACTCGATTTTTTATGTGAAAGCCGCCCCACAGCTGTTAATTTATTTAAAATGGCAGATGAAATGAAAAGTGCATTACAAAATGAATTAATCCATTTAGAAAATAATATATCTGGTGGCGAAACACTCAAAAATTTATTTATTAAGAAAGCAGAAAAACTTCTACAAAATGATATCTCTGACAATATGGCTATTGGGCATTTTGGCGCCGAGTGCTTTTCTAATAAAGAAAAAGTAAAGATATTAACTCACTGTAATACGGGTAGCTTAGCAACTGCTGGTTATGGAACAGCTCTTGGAATTATAAGAACTTTACATGCACAAAAAAAACTGGAACGAGCTTTTGCTTGCGAAACGAGACCATACAATCAAGGCGCTCGTTTAACTGCATTTGAACTTGTCTATGAAAAAATTCCTGCAACACTTATTTCAGATTCCATGGCTTCTTTCCTTATGAAAGAAAAAGGAATTGATGGAGTTATTGTTGGTGCAGATAGAGTTGTTGCAAATGGAGACACTGCTAATAAAATCGGCACCTATCAACTTGCTATAGCAGCTCATTATCATAATATTCCTTTTTATGTTGCAGCCCCAACAACTTCCATCGATTGTAAGAAAAAATCTGGCAAAGAAATCATGATCGAAGAACGACCTAAAAATGAATTAACTCATATAAACAATATGCAAATTGCAGCAGATGGTATTGATGTCTGGAATCCTTCCTTCGATGTTACTCCTGCGTTTCTTATTTCAGGAATTGTAACAGAGCTCGGTATTATAGTTAAAAATGAGATTGGTGAATATGACATTGCTGATTTTTTAAATAAAAAAAAGAAAACAACATCTTTATTTTAA
- a CDS encoding class II aldolase/adducin family protein, giving the protein MKTLQKYIKDASFFPLSLKENYELNSLCKVVTRLDERKAIPATSSNFSLRSKPNEFLITKSGLHKRNLNPSHFIRTDLGGNPLHPLSPKPSDETLLHALIYKNFDSANAVLHCHAPELDIFNLECNEFSQIIKQKQDDLKYGFLRIKGHELLKALGFKSHTEDFFLPIIENHQDMSLLSNVIEENFIKTKTPSTFTAFVLEKHGIYCFGNSISQAEIRLETILHLAQNLKK; this is encoded by the coding sequence ATGAAAACATTGCAAAAATATATTAAGGATGCTTCTTTTTTTCCTTTGTCATTAAAAGAAAATTATGAATTAAATTCTTTATGCAAAGTTGTAACTCGTTTAGATGAACGCAAGGCAATCCCTGCTACGAGTAGCAATTTTAGTTTAAGATCGAAGCCCAATGAATTTCTCATTACTAAATCTGGTCTGCACAAAAGGAACCTAAACCCAAGCCATTTCATCCGTACAGATCTGGGTGGCAATCCTTTGCACCCTCTTTCTCCTAAACCGAGCGATGAAACACTTTTACATGCTTTGATTTATAAGAATTTTGACTCTGCCAATGCAGTGCTGCACTGTCATGCGCCCGAACTTGATATTTTTAATTTAGAATGCAACGAGTTTTCACAAATTATAAAGCAAAAGCAAGATGATTTAAAATATGGTTTTCTTAGAATCAAAGGACATGAACTGCTAAAAGCCCTTGGCTTTAAATCTCATACGGAAGATTTTTTTCTTCCCATAATTGAAAATCATCAGGATATGTCATTGCTTTCAAATGTAATTGAAGAAAATTTTATTAAAACTAAAACGCCCTCAACTTTCACAGCTTTTGTCTTGGAGAAGCATGGGATTTATTGTTTTGGCAATTCAATTTCTCAAGCGGAAATACGCCTAGAAACAATACTTCATCTCGCTCAAAACCTAAAGAAATAA
- a CDS encoding ATP-binding cassette domain-containing protein, protein MATNDFSQTFQQLKLWTCFLLGKGIWHKIFTISIFLMTFITFIFPYIQTSLLLDFSDSKSATILIPIVTLSLMLGTILFNLFLEISWKKISIEAANTIHNMNLESLLFKINNFDISYIKTIFLKDQKIIDLEISESYQRFFFLFVETAIIFIFVSYSIPIMILFFVLVLFIYNKLQASYRSPAYYSKKFNLEYKTEFSAYTHQINHLSELILHKKYFLQFEDKFNEYFKKVQSSFYLRINLNRWFSTHIFIYSNFLQFIISTALLVSIKMNYISETIFCLIFTLLAQISQYLSEIIRMLNTFEAQAVSFDNMNKVTETEIARNDNNIVYTVNDPKAIIEFERIYFAYMNSKKSILNDFNFSILKNSKTLIFGKSGAGKSTLIKLLIQEIYPTKGHIRFLKPDLKISYVQQQPPLLLGNCKENIDFLNIYKNEDLEMISKKLSIDLQSNSQTHSYNRETAQKISIARALIAKPDVLILDEATADLEEDYENKLIKNIIENFKYTTIIAISHNPAIQSHFDNIIRL, encoded by the coding sequence TTGGCTACGAATGATTTCTCTCAAACATTCCAGCAACTCAAACTTTGGACATGTTTCTTATTGGGGAAAGGTATATGGCATAAAATATTTACAATTTCTATATTTTTAATGACGTTCATAACTTTTATTTTTCCCTATATTCAAACCTCTCTGCTCTTAGATTTTTCAGACAGCAAAAGTGCAACCATTTTAATTCCTATTGTCACACTCAGTCTTATGCTCGGCACAATCCTGTTCAATTTATTTCTAGAAATTAGCTGGAAAAAAATAAGTATTGAAGCAGCTAACACCATTCATAATATGAACTTAGAGTCGCTTTTATTCAAGATAAATAATTTTGATATCTCTTATATAAAAACAATCTTTTTAAAAGATCAAAAAATCATTGATCTTGAAATTTCAGAATCCTACCAAAGATTTTTCTTTCTTTTTGTAGAAACAGCAATTATTTTCATTTTTGTCTCATATAGCATACCTATTATGATACTTTTTTTCGTATTGGTTTTGTTTATCTATAATAAATTACAAGCTTCCTATCGTTCGCCAGCGTACTATTCAAAGAAGTTTAATCTAGAATATAAAACGGAATTTTCCGCATATACACATCAAATAAACCACTTGTCAGAACTTATTTTGCACAAAAAATATTTTTTGCAGTTTGAAGATAAATTCAACGAATATTTCAAAAAAGTACAAAGTTCATTCTATCTAAGAATTAATCTCAACAGATGGTTTTCAACTCATATTTTTATTTATAGCAATTTTTTACAATTTATAATAAGCACTGCTCTTTTAGTTTCTATAAAAATGAATTACATAAGTGAGACGATATTCTGTCTTATTTTTACTTTACTTGCACAAATATCACAATACCTTTCCGAAATCATTCGCATGCTCAATACCTTTGAAGCACAAGCTGTTTCTTTTGATAATATGAATAAAGTGACAGAAACCGAAATTGCACGCAATGATAATAATATTGTTTATACCGTGAACGATCCGAAAGCCATTATTGAGTTTGAGAGGATCTATTTCGCTTATATGAACAGCAAAAAATCCATCCTCAACGATTTTAATTTTTCAATTTTAAAAAACTCTAAAACCCTTATTTTTGGTAAGTCTGGAGCAGGGAAATCAACTCTTATCAAACTCCTTATTCAAGAAATATATCCCACAAAAGGTCATATCCGCTTTCTAAAACCTGATCTTAAAATCTCCTATGTCCAGCAACAGCCTCCCCTTCTTTTAGGAAACTGCAAAGAAAATATTGATTTTTTAAATATTTATAAAAATGAAGATTTAGAAATGATATCCAAAAAATTATCTATCGATTTGCAATCCAATTCTCAAACGCATTCCTACAACCGTGAAACAGCGCAAAAAATATCCATAGCGCGTGCCTTGATTGCAAAACCCGATGTATTAATTTTAGATGAAGCAACTGCTGATTTAGAAGAAGACTATGAAAATAAGCTTATTAAAAATATAATTGAGAATTTTAAATATACAACAATTATTGCTATCTCACACAATCCAGCCATTCAAAGTCATTTTGATAATATTATAAGATTATAA